In a single window of the Streptomyces sp. NBC_00237 genome:
- a CDS encoding ParB N-terminal domain-containing protein, translating into MTTETVEQTIQTPFRFEDVPLSQLTAHPGNVREDLAVHDRFRRSLRKKLRTPLLVTPQADGTYKVIDGHRRLLVMIEDKWETVPVVIDDSRAEDEAGQYVDMVTTAEQRVGLNTREKAAALFQASELGAGVKAIATETGWTQKDVKTAVQVGRAAKTMEAAQAVQYAWTLDQLEALAEFEDDPEALAELTQAAQGNNFAYRLRRLRDDREEAARLAKERAEAVAAGLTVIDEYEALPDSATRIHELRTHDGAKTISEEEHKACRGHVVAPAEYGSHWVTYCLKPALYDHAVYQSPGSTTATTKAEDKEARQRIIQGNKHYKAATAARREWLNTWMTRKTFPRDAQVIMARFVAESTLRGDDLGIGDITSEDGTRMVREWLGIADASRANTMTAEIVAQADARRLALFPFMACVASYEKTTGHKDNRPWRTDRQGLSSNTRKRIGAYLSMLVQLGHSVTPIEQAIIDGQEYDGTEHAAKVSVEKAKETGQEQLNSK; encoded by the coding sequence CGTCCGTGAGGACCTGGCGGTCCACGACCGATTCCGCCGGAGCCTCCGCAAGAAGCTGCGGACGCCGCTGCTGGTGACCCCGCAGGCGGACGGCACGTACAAGGTGATCGACGGTCACCGCCGCCTGCTGGTCATGATCGAGGACAAGTGGGAGACCGTCCCCGTCGTGATCGACGACAGCCGGGCCGAGGACGAGGCCGGGCAGTACGTGGACATGGTCACCACCGCCGAACAGCGGGTCGGCCTGAACACGCGCGAGAAGGCCGCCGCCCTCTTCCAGGCGAGCGAGTTGGGGGCCGGGGTCAAGGCCATCGCGACCGAGACCGGGTGGACGCAGAAGGACGTGAAGACCGCCGTGCAGGTGGGACGCGCGGCCAAGACGATGGAAGCGGCCCAGGCCGTCCAGTACGCCTGGACGCTCGACCAGCTCGAAGCGCTGGCCGAGTTCGAGGACGACCCGGAGGCCCTGGCCGAGCTGACCCAGGCAGCGCAGGGCAATAACTTCGCCTACCGTCTGCGCAGGCTCCGCGACGACCGGGAGGAGGCGGCGCGGCTGGCCAAGGAGCGGGCCGAGGCCGTCGCCGCCGGGCTGACCGTCATTGACGAGTACGAGGCCCTGCCGGACAGCGCTACCCGGATTCACGAACTGCGGACCCACGACGGCGCGAAGACGATCAGCGAGGAGGAGCACAAGGCGTGCCGGGGGCACGTCGTGGCCCCGGCGGAGTACGGCTCCCACTGGGTGACGTACTGCCTGAAGCCTGCCCTTTACGACCACGCCGTCTACCAGTCGCCCGGCAGCACCACGGCGACCACCAAGGCAGAGGACAAGGAGGCCCGCCAGCGCATCATCCAGGGGAACAAGCACTACAAGGCCGCCACCGCAGCCCGCCGCGAGTGGCTGAACACCTGGATGACCCGCAAGACGTTCCCGCGCGACGCGCAGGTGATCATGGCGCGGTTCGTCGCGGAGTCGACCCTGCGCGGCGACGATCTCGGCATCGGTGACATCACCAGCGAGGACGGGACCCGCATGGTCCGCGAATGGCTCGGCATCGCGGACGCCTCCCGGGCGAACACGATGACGGCCGAGATCGTGGCGCAGGCGGACGCCCGCCGCCTGGCGCTGTTCCCGTTCATGGCCTGCGTCGCGTCGTACGAGAAGACGACCGGCCACAAGGACAACCGGCCCTGGCGCACGGACCGTCAGGGTCTGAGCAGCAACACGCGGAAGCGGATCGGCGCGTACCTCTCGATGCTGGTTCAGCTGGGCCACTCGGTCACGCCGATCGAGCAGGCCATCATCGACGGCCAGGAGTACGACGGCACCGAGCACGCGGCGAAGGTCTCCGTCGAGAAGGCGAAGGAGACGGGACAGGAACAGCTCAACTCGAAGTGA
- a CDS encoding methyltransferase, whose translation MAKLTKEQERLHREASRLVKLTRDLTEEERETVLDHWQESSTTSNSLDGAFFTPEDLALDLRLEVNGERVIDLCAGIGRLAWAVQDKWHRRFEGRPPREVVCVERNPAYVEVGRKVVPEARWICADVLTLDPKILGRFDYAVANPPFGRVERSGNGPRYRGPNFEFHVIDIASTLARKGVFLVPQLSAPFKVSGVPYYEEQRSTVYERFHRETGFTLSSRVGIDTSAYADGWRGVSPRTEVVFADFEDAEEGLLPVPAPRSVSTPRAAVPKPTAATYEYVEAALF comes from the coding sequence ATGGCGAAGCTGACCAAGGAGCAAGAGCGACTGCACCGCGAGGCGTCGCGGCTGGTCAAGCTGACCCGCGACCTGACGGAAGAGGAGCGGGAAACCGTGCTCGACCACTGGCAGGAGTCCAGCACGACCAGCAACAGCCTGGACGGCGCGTTCTTCACCCCGGAGGATCTGGCGCTCGACCTCCGGCTGGAGGTGAACGGAGAGCGGGTCATCGACCTGTGCGCGGGCATCGGTCGACTGGCTTGGGCCGTACAGGACAAGTGGCACCGGCGGTTCGAGGGGAGGCCGCCGCGCGAGGTGGTGTGCGTCGAGAGAAACCCCGCGTACGTCGAGGTCGGGCGGAAGGTCGTGCCCGAAGCCCGCTGGATCTGTGCGGACGTTCTCACCCTGGACCCGAAGATCCTGGGGCGGTTCGACTACGCGGTAGCCAACCCCCCCTTCGGTCGAGTGGAGCGGAGCGGGAACGGTCCGAGGTACCGGGGCCCGAACTTCGAGTTCCACGTCATCGACATCGCGTCGACCCTCGCACGGAAGGGCGTGTTCCTCGTGCCGCAGCTTTCCGCCCCGTTCAAGGTCTCGGGCGTCCCCTACTACGAGGAGCAGCGCAGCACGGTGTACGAGCGCTTCCACCGGGAGACCGGATTCACCCTGTCGTCCCGCGTGGGCATCGACACGTCCGCCTACGCGGACGGGTGGCGAGGTGTCAGCCCGCGCACAGAGGTGGTGTTCGCTGACTTCGAGGACGCGGAAGAGGGGCTGTTGCCGGTCCCCGCCCCGCGCTCCGTGTCCACCCCGCGTGCCGCCGTGCCCAAGCCGACGGCGGCCACGTACGAGTACGTGGAAGCGGCGCTGTTCTGA